A stretch of DNA from Desulfosarcina ovata subsp. ovata:
CCAGCCCATGGGGTGCAGCACATTGAATCCGCGCATGCGTTTGTAGCGGGCCACCACGTCGCCGATGGTGTAATTTCTCACATGCCCCATGTGGATCTTGCCGGACGGGTAGGGAAACATTTCCAGCAGGTAGTATTTTTCGCGGCCCAAGGCCTCATTCACCTTGAACAACTGGTCGGCCTGCCAGCGGTCCTGCCATTTGGTTTCAATTGCCTGGGGTTGATAGCGTGAATCCATGAATCTTCCTATCTTCTTGCGAACATTGTCGATTTTGCTGGTTTCAAGAGTCCTCGTCATGCCATAAAGCCGGGTAAAGATCAAGAGCCGTTCCGGGCCCCGCCAGGGCAATCGCATTTAACTATTTATATTTACCATTTGGCATTGATTGAATCGGGGCGGTGGGTTTCCGATCAGAATACGTCCAAATGCAATCGCCCTGCGGCCTCCGCCTGCCTAAACCGGGCGGAATCGCGGTGCTTTTTTCGGAATTGTCCAAAATTCCGTTGACTTGCCCATAACAATTGATTATTCAAGCAAATTTAATAACCCGCAACCTTTAACAGGATACCAACCAGTAGCGAATGACCAGCAAAATTCTCATCAATGCAGTCGACCCCGAAGAAGTTCGCCTCGCCATCGTCAAGGAGAGCCGCCTGGAAGAATTTCACATCGAAAGCGCGGCCCGGGAAATCCTGCACAGCAGCGTCTACAAAGGCGTGATCACCCGCATCGAACCCAGCCTTCAGGCGGTCTTCGTGGACTTTGGGGCCGAGCGACACGGATTTCTGCAGAAGCAGGAAATCCACAGCGACTATTTCCAGGATCCACCGGCAACCGGCAACAGCATCCAGAACCTGGTCCGCCGCGGCCAGGAGCTGGTGGTCCAGGTGACCAAGGACCCGATCATGAAAAAAGGGGCCATGCTGACCACCTTCATCTCCCTGCCGGGCCGTTACGCCGTGCTGATGCCGGGAAGCAGCAGCCGCGGCATTTCCCGCAAAATCGAGGACGAAACCGAACGCAAACGGCTCAAAGAGATCGTGGACAAACTCAATCTGCCCGAAGGGTTCGGCATCATTATCCGCACCGCCGGCATGGGGTGTACCAAGACCATGCTGTCCAAGGATGTCCAGTACCTGCTGCGCCTGTGGAACAACATCACCAGCATGGCGGTCAACGCCCCTGCGCCGTCCGCGCTCTACAAGGACCGCAACCTGGCCGTACGCTCCATTCGGGACCACTTCACCCCGGACATCAAAGAGATCCTGATCGACGATGAAGCGGTTCACCAGGAAGTCAAGAACTTCGTCAAAATCATCTCCCCCAAACAGACCGGCATCGTCAAGCTGCACAAATCCGACAAACCGATCTTCACCCGTTTCCAGCTGGAAGATCAGATCGCCACCATTTTCAACAACCGGGTCACGCTCAAATCGGGCGGTTCGGTGGTCCTTGAACGTACCGAGGCTCTGGTTGCCATTGACGTCAATTCCGGTAAAGGAACCCAGAAAAAAAACATCGAAGAGACCGCCCTGATGACCGACCTCGAAGCGGCGGCGGAAATCGCCCGTCAGCTGCGCATCCGCGATTTGGGGGGATTGATCGTGATCGACTTCATTGACATGCGCGAGCAGAAGCACCGCAACCAGGTGGAAAAGGCCCTGCGCACCGCCATGAAACAGGACCGCGCCAGGGTTAAAATCGGGAAAATTTCCAAATTCGGCCTGCTGGAGCTCTCCCGCCAGCGGTTGCGCCCCTCCATCGATTTCGGTAGCATGCAGACCTGCACCCACTGCGGCGGCAAGGGGCAGGTACCGTCGGCGGAATCCCTGGGACTGAGCTTTCTGCGCAAACTCAAGCTCGACACCCTGAAAGAGGATGTCCGCCAGGTCTCCGCCCGGCTTCCCGCAGCGGTGGCCAACTACCTGCTCAACCGCAAACGCAAGGAACTGAATGATCTGGAATCCAAACGGGACGTGATCATCACCATTGTCGCCCGGGACGATCTGATCCCCGGGCAGGTGGAGGTCACCTACGATAAAAAGACCAAGGCCGTCGAGAATCCGCCCGCACAGGCATAAGATGTGACCAACGCCGCCCTTCCCAAGAACCATTTGACGGGACGGGTGATTTACAGTATATCTGCGCCACTTTCGACGATCGCCAATCAAACCCGAAACCGATTTTCCGGTACGGGTCTGAAATATCCTATGAGGAGGTTTTGATACCGATGAATATCGCTTTTGCAATGGGACAGGGAGCTGCTGGTGGAGGAGCATCAGGAGGGTTCGCATCGTTCGTTCCCCTGATCCTCATGTTTGTCATTTTTTACTTTCTGCTGATTCGCCCCCAACAGAAAAAAACCAAGGAGCACCGGCAGATGATCGACAATCTCAAAACCGGTGACCGCATCGTCACATCCGGCGGCCTGCACGGCCGGATTACCGGTGTTGCCGAAAACGCCCTGACCGTGGAAATCGCCGAGAAGGTGCGCGTCAAGGTGAACCGGGGCAGCGTCTCCGCACTGGTCCAGACCGGCTCGCCCCAGGCAGCCACCAAAAAGGACAAGAAAGCCGACAACGGCAACGCTTGAACTCCAACCGCTCTCCCTTTTTCAATTTAAAAAGCCCCATTGTCACCGGAATCTTTCCCCGCGTCGATTCGCAGGCCGTCCTGCTGTCCGCAGCGGATTGAATCGGCAGCTGGGGCTTTGGCGTGTGGATATTGAAAGGAAACAACGTTGAAGAATCTTTCGTGGAGACTCATCGTGATTGCCGCGGTAATCCTGGCCGCCGTGATTTATGTGATACCGACCTTCCGGCCCGGTATTTGGCCCCATAAGAAAATAAACCTGGGGTTAGATCTGCAAGGCGGCATGCACCTGGTACTGGAAGTGGAAGCCGACAAGGCGGTAGAGAACACCGTCGAACGGCTGGCCCAGGAGATGCGCGACATGCTCCGCAAAGAGCACATCCGCACCCTCGCTTTCGAACGGGTGGAAGGCATCAAAATTGCCGTCAAAGTGCCCGATGAGACCAATATCGCCAGTTTCGACGACCTGCTGGACAAGGAGTTCCGCGACGTCCGGGTGGCCGATCGGACGGTCAAGGACGGAGTTCTGGATATCGTGCTCGACCTGCCCGACAAGGAGATCGAACGCATCCGCCAACTGGCGGTCGCCCAGGCCCTGGAGACCATCCGCAACCGGATCGACCAGTTCGGGGTCAGTGAGCCGGACATCCGCATCCAGGGCGAACAACGCATCCTGGTCCAGCTGCCGGGCATCAAGGATACCCAGCGGGCCAAGGATTTGATCGGGAAAACGGCCCTGCTGGAGTTCAAACTGGTTGACGAGACCCACGATGTCCAGTCTGCCCTGGACGGGAACGTTCCCGCCTCCAGCGAGATCCTTTACGAAACCAAGGAAGATCCGGCCACCCGCCGGACTCAGAAAATCCCGTTCCTGGTGAAAAAACGCACGGCCCTGACCGGCGCCTACCTGACCGATGCCAGGGTACAGATCGACAGCCAGTACAACGAACCCTACGTCTCGATCACCTTCGACAAAAAAGGGGCCCGCCTCTTCGAGCGCATCACGGCGGAGAATGTCAAAAAGCGGCTGGCCATCGTACTGGACGGCAATGTCTACTCCGCACCGGTGATCCAGGAAAAAATCGCCGGCGGTGAAGCCCGCATCACCGGCAGTTTCACCACCAACGAAGCCCGCGACCTGGCCATCGTGCTGCGTGCCGGCGCCCTGCCCGCGCCGGTCCAGATCCTGGAAGAGCGTACCGTGGGGCCCTCTCTGGGAACCGACTCCATTCGCATGGGGCTGCTCTCCATGTGTGTGGGCGGCATTCTGGTGGTGCTGTTCATGGCCGTCTACTACAAAGCGTCCGGGCTGATCGCCGATTTCGCCCTGATCCTCAACATTTTGCTCATTGCCGGCGGCCTGGCCATCTTCGGTGCCACCCTGACCCTGCCCGGCATCGCCGGCATCATTCTGACGATCGGCATGGCGGTGGATGCCAACGTACTGATTTTTGAGCGCATCCGAGAGGAAATGGGCCTGGGCAAAACGCCCCGGGCCGCTGTCGATGCCGGCTACGACCGGGCCACACTGACCATTCTGGATGCCAATGTCACCACATTGATCGCAGCATTGGTGCTGTTTCAGTTCGGGACCGGGCCGGTCAAGGGCTTTGCCGTCACCCTGAGCCTGGGTGTGGTGGCCAGCCTGTTCACCGCCCTGGTGCTCACCCGCGCCGTATTCGATTATGTTCTGATCCATCGGAAAATTCGCACCATCAGCATTTAACGCCAGGTGTCCCGAACCGTCCGGATGCGCAAAACCACCATCGAGGAACCGATTCATGCAGTTTATCAAACCCGGTATCAATATCGACTTTGTCGGCAAACGCAAAATCGCCTTCACCATCTCCCTGCTGTTGATCGCCGTCAGCATCGTCACCCTGATCGTGAACCAGGGGCCCCGCTACGGTATCGACTTTGCCGGCGGCACCCTGGTCCAGGTGAAGTTTGCGAAAGCGGTCACCATCGACCGCATCAAGAGCGGCCTGGAAACTATTGACATGACCGCTTCGGCCGTGCAGCAGTTCGGTCATGCGGCCGACCACGAATATCTCATTCGCACCGACACCGCCACCACCGCCGTGGAGGGGTTGGCCGAGAGAATCGAGACGGGCCTCAAGGCATCCACCGGCGTGGACGCCGAGACTCGACGCGTGGAGATGGTCGGTCCCCAGGTGGGCAAGGATCTGCGCGAAAAAGCGCTCTTTGCCATGTTCTACTCACTGCTCTTCATCACCGTCTATATTTCGGGACGCTTTGAAATGAAATGGGGCAAAAGCGCCATCGTGGCTGCCGCCATCATGGCCGCGGTCTACCTGCTCTCGCTGTTCAACGTGTCGATTCCCTTTCTCATGCTGGCCGCCCTGATCGTCTCACTGGTCGTTTTCTGGTTTTTCGAATTCAAATATGCCATGGGCGCCATCGTGGCACTGATTCATGACGTGACGATCACCGTGGGGGTGTTTTCGATTTTCGACAAGGAGTTCACCCTGCCCATCGTGGCCGCACTGCTGACCATCATCGGCTACTCCCTGAACGACACGATCATCGTCTTCGACCGGATTCGTGAAAACCTGCGTAAATATCACAAAGAGCCGATGATGACGATCTTGAACAAGAGCGTGAACGAGACCCTGAGCCGCACCATTCTCACTTCGGGTACCACCTTGATCGTGGTGATCGCCCTGTTTGTCCTGGGAGGCGGTATTATCCACGATTTCTCCTTCGCACTGCTGGTCGGCGTGATGGTCGGAACCTATTCATCTGTTTATGTGGCCAGTCCGATTCTGCTGGCCTGGCAGAACCGGAGAAAATAGATGTCGGAGCTGCGGCCCTGGTTCGCCCTCAAAAGCGTCCCCGGGGTTGGCAATCTGCTGTATCGGCGGCTGGTGGAGCACTTCGGTTCTCCTCAGGATGTTTTGAACGCCGAACCGGCAGCCCTTACGGCGGTTCAAGGGGTGTCCCCCCGCCTGGCCGCCAGCATTGTCCGCCACCGAACACCCGATGCGGTCTCGGATGCGATTGAACGCGAGTTGGCGTCCGTCCGCCAAAAGAGCTACCGGATCGTGACCCTGACGGACGCCGGATACCCCCCGCTGTTACGCCAGATCCCCGATCCGCCACCTTTTCTTTACGTTTACGGCACCCTGCGGGAAGGCGGGCTGAACATCGCCATGGTCGGATCGCGCAACGCCACGGATTACGGAATCGCCACCACCCGCCGTCTGGCCATGGATCTGGCCCGGCAACAGGTCTGCATCGTCAGCGGAATGGCCCGGGGGGTGGACACCGCCGCCCACAACGGTGCCATTGCCGCCGGTGGGAACACCATTGCCGTGCTGGGAACCGGTCTGGCGCGGATCTATCCGCAAGAAAACGAACGGCTGTTCCACCGCATCGCCGAAAACGGTGCCGTGATCAGCGAATTCGCTCTGCACAGCGGTCCCGATGCCCACCATTTTCCCGCCCGCAACCGGATCATCAGCGGGATGAGCCATGGTACGGTGGTGGTGGAGGCCACCGGACGCAGCGGCTCCCTGATCACCGCGCGCCTGGCCGCCGAACAGAACCGGGACGTCTTCGCCGTTCCCGGTAACGTGCATTCGTTTAAGAGTGTGGGCACCCACAGCCTGATCAAACAGGGCGCCAAACTGGTGGTTCACGCCGGGGATATTATGGACGAGTTTAGCCATCTCGGGCATTCCGCACCGGCCACCCCGTCGACGGCGGCAGCACCGTGTGTGGAGTTGACGAACGAGGAGGCCATGGTTATGGATAAGCTCGACGCCGAGCCGGTGCATATCGATGACCTGGCCCGCAAGCTGGCCCTGCCGGTAGGGCGCCTCTCCGGCCTGCTGCTTCAACTGGAAATCAAGGGGGCGGCCCATCAGACACCCGGCAACCGTTTCTGCCGGGTGCCCGGCATCCGCTGGCGGCCCGGAAAAACACGCAACAACAACCAAGAGGTAAGCAGTGAGTAAACCCCTGGTGATCGTAGAGTCACCCACGAAAGTCCGAACCATTAAAAAGTATCTGGGCAACGACTACAACGTCGCCGCCACCGTCGGGCATATCAAGGATCTTCCCAGCAAAAACCTGGGGATTGATATCGAGAAGGATTTCACCCCCCAATATCGCACCATTCCCGGAAAATCCAAGGTCCTCAGCCAGTTGAAGTCCGCTGCCGGGGACACCACGGATATCTATCTGGCCCCTGACCCGGACCGGGAAGGGGAAGCCATTGCCTGGCATACGGCCGAGGTGCTCAAAAAGAAAGGCCGCCGGTTTCACCGGGTGCTGTTTCACGAACTGACCAAAAAGGCCATTCTCGAATCGATGCAGGCGGCCCAGGATCTGGACCGCCACAAATACGAGGCCCAGCAGGCTCGCCGCATCCTGGACCGCCTGGTGGGCTACCAGATCTCGCCGCTGTTGTGGCGCAAGGTCAAGGGCGGCCTCAGCGCCGGCCGGGTGCAGTCGGTGTCCGTGCGCATCATCTGTGATCGCGAACGGGCCATCCAGGCCTTCGAGCCGGTCGAATACTGGTCGATCACGGCCAGCCTGAAGGGCAGCCAGCCGCCCGCCTTTGACGCCAAACTGGCCCGCAAGAACGGCAAAAAAATCGAAATTCCCGACGAAGCCGCCGCCACGGCGATCTTGCGGGATCTGGAAAATGCCCCGTTTGTACTGGACAAAATCGTCAAACGCACCACCCGGCGCAACCCCCTGCCCCCGTTCATCACCAGCAAACTGCAGCAGGAGGCGATCCGCAAACTGCGATTTTCGGCCAAAAAGGCCATGATGATCGCCCAGCAGCTCTACGAAGGGATCGATCTGGGACCTGGTGAGCCGGTCGGCCTGATCACCTATATGCGAACCGACTCCACGCGCATCGCCGACGAGGCCGCCCAGGAAGCCCTTCAGCTCATCACCGAGCGGTTCGGACCGAATTATTCCAACGGAAAACCGCGTTTTTTCAAGAACAAGAACAAGGCCCAGGATGCCCACGAGGCCATCCGGCCCACCTCGGTCTACCATACGCCGGAAAAGCTGAAACCTTACCTGTCCAAGGACCAGATGGCCCTGTACACCATGATCTGGCAACGTTTCATGGCCT
This window harbors:
- a CDS encoding Rne/Rng family ribonuclease — translated: MTSKILINAVDPEEVRLAIVKESRLEEFHIESAAREILHSSVYKGVITRIEPSLQAVFVDFGAERHGFLQKQEIHSDYFQDPPATGNSIQNLVRRGQELVVQVTKDPIMKKGAMLTTFISLPGRYAVLMPGSSSRGISRKIEDETERKRLKEIVDKLNLPEGFGIIIRTAGMGCTKTMLSKDVQYLLRLWNNITSMAVNAPAPSALYKDRNLAVRSIRDHFTPDIKEILIDDEAVHQEVKNFVKIISPKQTGIVKLHKSDKPIFTRFQLEDQIATIFNNRVTLKSGGSVVLERTEALVAIDVNSGKGTQKKNIEETALMTDLEAAAEIARQLRIRDLGGLIVIDFIDMREQKHRNQVEKALRTAMKQDRARVKIGKISKFGLLELSRQRLRPSIDFGSMQTCTHCGGKGQVPSAESLGLSFLRKLKLDTLKEDVRQVSARLPAAVANYLLNRKRKELNDLESKRDVIITIVARDDLIPGQVEVTYDKKTKAVENPPAQA
- the yajC gene encoding preprotein translocase subunit YajC, with translation MNIAFAMGQGAAGGGASGGFASFVPLILMFVIFYFLLIRPQQKKTKEHRQMIDNLKTGDRIVTSGGLHGRITGVAENALTVEIAEKVRVKVNRGSVSALVQTGSPQAATKKDKKADNGNA
- the secD gene encoding protein translocase subunit SecD, whose product is MIAAVILAAVIYVIPTFRPGIWPHKKINLGLDLQGGMHLVLEVEADKAVENTVERLAQEMRDMLRKEHIRTLAFERVEGIKIAVKVPDETNIASFDDLLDKEFRDVRVADRTVKDGVLDIVLDLPDKEIERIRQLAVAQALETIRNRIDQFGVSEPDIRIQGEQRILVQLPGIKDTQRAKDLIGKTALLEFKLVDETHDVQSALDGNVPASSEILYETKEDPATRRTQKIPFLVKKRTALTGAYLTDARVQIDSQYNEPYVSITFDKKGARLFERITAENVKKRLAIVLDGNVYSAPVIQEKIAGGEARITGSFTTNEARDLAIVLRAGALPAPVQILEERTVGPSLGTDSIRMGLLSMCVGGILVVLFMAVYYKASGLIADFALILNILLIAGGLAIFGATLTLPGIAGIILTIGMAVDANVLIFERIREEMGLGKTPRAAVDAGYDRATLTILDANVTTLIAALVLFQFGTGPVKGFAVTLSLGVVASLFTALVLTRAVFDYVLIHRKIRTISI
- the secF gene encoding protein translocase subunit SecF, which produces MQFIKPGINIDFVGKRKIAFTISLLLIAVSIVTLIVNQGPRYGIDFAGGTLVQVKFAKAVTIDRIKSGLETIDMTASAVQQFGHAADHEYLIRTDTATTAVEGLAERIETGLKASTGVDAETRRVEMVGPQVGKDLREKALFAMFYSLLFITVYISGRFEMKWGKSAIVAAAIMAAVYLLSLFNVSIPFLMLAALIVSLVVFWFFEFKYAMGAIVALIHDVTITVGVFSIFDKEFTLPIVAALLTIIGYSLNDTIIVFDRIRENLRKYHKEPMMTILNKSVNETLSRTILTSGTTLIVVIALFVLGGGIIHDFSFALLVGVMVGTYSSVYVASPILLAWQNRRK
- the dprA gene encoding DNA-processing protein DprA, translated to MSELRPWFALKSVPGVGNLLYRRLVEHFGSPQDVLNAEPAALTAVQGVSPRLAASIVRHRTPDAVSDAIERELASVRQKSYRIVTLTDAGYPPLLRQIPDPPPFLYVYGTLREGGLNIAMVGSRNATDYGIATTRRLAMDLARQQVCIVSGMARGVDTAAHNGAIAAGGNTIAVLGTGLARIYPQENERLFHRIAENGAVISEFALHSGPDAHHFPARNRIISGMSHGTVVVEATGRSGSLITARLAAEQNRDVFAVPGNVHSFKSVGTHSLIKQGAKLVVHAGDIMDEFSHLGHSAPATPSTAAAPCVELTNEEAMVMDKLDAEPVHIDDLARKLALPVGRLSGLLLQLEIKGAAHQTPGNRFCRVPGIRWRPGKTRNNNQEVSSE